One window of Gimesia sp. genomic DNA carries:
- a CDS encoding tRNA-binding protein: protein MNENEISIEDFEQVEIRVGRIVQIEPFPEGRYSSHILQIDLGEALGTRKSLARLIPNYAEADLTGRQVLCVVNLPPRQIGKHRSEVLTLGVPDAEGNVVLLRPDRDVPLGGKLY from the coding sequence ATGAACGAGAATGAAATCAGTATTGAAGACTTCGAACAGGTTGAAATTCGTGTGGGGCGGATTGTACAGATCGAACCGTTTCCGGAAGGCCGTTATTCCAGCCATATTCTGCAGATTGATCTGGGGGAAGCATTGGGAACCCGCAAATCACTGGCCCGGCTCATCCCAAACTACGCCGAGGCAGACCTGACCGGGCGACAGGTCCTGTGTGTGGTGAATCTACCGCCACGCCAGATTGGTAAACATCGATCTGAAGTGCTCACGCTGGGAGTTCCCGACGCAGAGGGGAATGTCGTATTACTGCGACCGGACCGCGACGTCCCCCTCGGCGGAAAGTTGTATTGA
- a CDS encoding ferritin-like domain-containing protein yields MGSSNGRKLSTLQDLFVDQIQDLYDAENRLIDAIPKMAEAASSKELKTAFDSHLEETRQHVNRLEKVFKELECEPKRKACEAMKGLIREGDEILKADGDPLVKDAGLIAAAQRVEHYEMAGYGSARNFAEQIGKQDLADILQETLDEEGNADKKLTQIATEITNAAAAQA; encoded by the coding sequence ATGGGATCTTCAAATGGTCGAAAATTATCCACACTGCAGGACCTGTTCGTGGATCAGATCCAGGACTTATATGATGCTGAAAACCGGCTCATTGACGCGATTCCCAAAATGGCCGAGGCCGCTTCATCGAAAGAGTTGAAGACCGCCTTCGATTCCCATCTGGAGGAGACCCGGCAACACGTCAATCGCCTGGAAAAGGTCTTCAAAGAATTGGAATGCGAACCCAAACGCAAGGCCTGCGAAGCGATGAAGGGGCTCATTCGCGAAGGGGATGAGATCCTGAAAGCAGACGGTGATCCGCTGGTCAAAGATGCCGGTCTAATTGCTGCTGCACAACGCGTCGAACATTACGAGATGGCAGGGTACGGCTCAGCCCGTAATTTTGCCGAGCAGATCGGTAAGCAGGATCTGGCCGACATTCTCCAGGAGACATTGGATGAAGAGGGGAATGCCGACAAGAAACTGACGCAGATCGCGACCGAAATTACCAATGCAGCTGCCGCCCAGGCTTAA
- a CDS encoding superoxide dismutase family protein yields the protein MKSFLVYAVSAVLLMGTSLLAVNDDHDHKEHKLTRAVAVVQPTQKFKTAGVIHLKQKDGKVSITGKVTGLTPGKHGFHIHQYGDLSADDGSSAGGHYAPKGHEHGGPHKAQHHAGDLGNIVADENGVAMIDKQSDDFKLSDVIGRAFVVHAGTDDLTSQPSGNAGARAGLAVIGISK from the coding sequence ATGAAATCTTTTCTCGTCTATGCCGTCTCCGCAGTGCTCCTTATGGGGACCTCGTTACTGGCCGTGAACGATGATCACGACCACAAGGAACACAAGTTGACCCGCGCTGTCGCGGTGGTTCAGCCTACGCAGAAGTTTAAAACAGCGGGTGTGATCCATCTCAAGCAGAAAGACGGCAAAGTCTCAATTACAGGGAAGGTGACAGGCCTGACCCCCGGAAAGCATGGATTCCATATTCACCAGTATGGTGATCTGAGTGCCGACGATGGCAGTTCTGCCGGTGGGCATTACGCACCAAAGGGACACGAGCATGGAGGCCCGCATAAGGCTCAGCACCATGCTGGTGATCTGGGAAATATTGTCGCAGACGAGAATGGCGTCGCCATGATTGACAAGCAGTCGGACGATTTTAAGCTGTCGGATGTGATCGGACGTGCTTTTGTGGTTCATGCTGGCACCGACGATCTGACCAGCCAGCCATCCGGTAATGCGGGTGCCCGTGCGGGTCTGGCAGTGATTGGGATCAGTAAGTAG
- a CDS encoding TolC family protein, with amino-acid sequence MNRSLTQKEAEPKKPLVAALEKAEAKAQDRETDELDALEEEFISTVSLDSTDESSEKSESIKLIDAEEQLYPSPLEPIQAPAVGEQAVLAGGMTLDQLEAIALENNPAIQELAATTQKAAGFREQVTTRPNPTVGYQAQQLADRGTDQHLAYVEREFVTGNKLELNNRVLNATLAAQLQELEAQRFRVRTDIQIRFYQALALQRQLDLIREFSEVAEKGVDFAQQRMEAGEGTRVDILQSKILLNEVQLTQRQTQARLAAVWREIAALSGVPEMEYSRLEGTLPSESGIVDWEGLASNIVTSSPEYAAAHDRISRAYAALERQEVQPIPNMTAQLGAGVDYGTNSGMLNLQIGVPLPLSNKNLGNIDAANAEICRAQMEAQRIKNSIEERLAVVSKEYDTATAAIDLYSNDILPSAKESLDLANQAYQAGEVGFVQILLARKTFFDTNLKYVDAQAQLAGAQSKIDGFVLTGGLNSVRDDSGDSSLRDQTFSQQ; translated from the coding sequence ATGAACCGCTCCCTCACGCAAAAAGAGGCTGAGCCCAAAAAGCCACTCGTCGCCGCCCTCGAAAAAGCAGAGGCCAAAGCACAGGACCGGGAAACGGATGAGCTGGACGCCCTGGAAGAGGAATTCATTTCCACCGTCAGCCTTGATTCGACCGACGAGAGCTCTGAGAAATCGGAATCGATCAAACTCATTGACGCCGAAGAGCAGCTGTATCCGTCGCCGCTGGAACCCATCCAGGCACCCGCAGTGGGAGAACAGGCCGTGCTCGCGGGGGGCATGACCCTGGATCAACTTGAAGCGATCGCCCTGGAAAACAACCCGGCCATTCAGGAACTGGCAGCTACAACCCAGAAAGCAGCCGGATTCCGGGAGCAGGTCACCACGCGTCCCAACCCGACCGTAGGCTACCAGGCGCAGCAGCTGGCCGACCGTGGAACGGACCAGCATCTGGCTTATGTCGAGCGGGAGTTCGTGACTGGGAACAAACTGGAATTGAATAACCGGGTGCTGAATGCCACCCTGGCTGCCCAACTCCAGGAACTCGAAGCCCAGCGGTTCCGCGTCCGGACCGATATTCAGATTCGCTTCTACCAGGCACTGGCCCTGCAGAGACAGCTGGACCTGATCCGCGAATTCTCAGAGGTCGCAGAAAAAGGGGTCGATTTCGCCCAGCAGCGGATGGAAGCCGGCGAAGGAACCCGCGTCGATATTTTGCAATCCAAGATTCTCTTGAACGAGGTTCAGCTGACACAGCGACAGACACAGGCCAGACTGGCTGCCGTCTGGAGAGAAATCGCAGCATTGTCCGGGGTCCCCGAAATGGAATACTCACGCCTGGAAGGAACACTGCCGTCTGAATCGGGGATCGTTGACTGGGAAGGCCTGGCGTCGAACATCGTCACGTCCAGTCCGGAATACGCGGCAGCCCACGACCGGATTTCCCGCGCCTATGCAGCCCTCGAACGACAGGAAGTTCAGCCGATTCCCAACATGACCGCCCAGCTGGGAGCCGGTGTCGACTATGGTACGAACTCGGGGATGCTCAACCTGCAGATCGGCGTTCCTTTGCCACTCAGTAACAAAAACCTGGGGAACATTGACGCCGCGAATGCAGAAATCTGTCGTGCCCAGATGGAAGCTCAGCGAATCAAGAACTCGATCGAAGAACGCCTGGCCGTCGTCTCCAAAGAGTACGACACTGCAACCGCAGCCATCGATCTGTATTCGAACGACATTCTGCCCAGTGCCAAAGAGTCACTGGACCTGGCGAACCAGGCTTACCAGGCGGGTGAGGTCGGTTTCGTGCAGATCCTGCTGGCCCGGAAAACCTTCTTTGATACGAACCTGAAGTATGTGGATGCCCAGGCACAACTGGCCGGAGCCCAGTCCAAGATCGACGGCTTTGTACTGACCGGTGGTCTCAACAGCGTGCGGGATGACAGCGGCGACTCCAGCCTGCGGGATCAGACCTTCAGCCAGCAGTAA
- a CDS encoding SMP-30/gluconolactonase/LRE family protein, whose translation MKAFLIMTLGATLMLSNLAYAQKPAGKSFEAGKPLGAVNEAGEFVPLSSNVKVYGSFRFAESCVYDPTRNLIVVMNAGVSQDQAKNDGYVSLLNPDGSVHTTKWIGTTRNGLTLNHPLGSAIHNGTLYTADIDVVRTFDLATGKPGKAFPVEGSTFLNGIAVNQAGTIFVSNSKPENRVYKITAEGDVSIFVDGDPLKIPNGVAIDPDGNVVVVNVGNNDVMTFNPDNGKLLRTEHAAEGGNDGLVILPDGTKYVSSVRFGSVSKISPGKPAQVIASGIPSAASMGYDSKQKQLIIPMNNNNAVAFLKLED comes from the coding sequence ATGAAAGCGTTCTTAATCATGACCCTCGGGGCGACGTTAATGCTGAGCAACCTAGCCTACGCTCAGAAACCTGCCGGAAAATCGTTTGAGGCAGGGAAACCACTGGGAGCCGTCAATGAGGCCGGGGAGTTTGTTCCCCTCTCCAGCAACGTCAAGGTGTATGGCAGTTTTCGTTTTGCGGAGAGCTGCGTCTACGACCCGACCCGCAATCTGATCGTCGTGATGAATGCCGGGGTTTCCCAGGACCAGGCAAAAAATGATGGTTATGTTTCGCTGTTGAATCCGGACGGGTCCGTGCATACCACGAAATGGATTGGGACGACGCGCAACGGCCTGACGCTCAATCATCCACTGGGAAGTGCGATTCACAACGGAACCCTGTATACCGCGGATATCGATGTGGTCCGCACGTTCGATCTTGCGACCGGCAAACCAGGGAAGGCCTTTCCTGTGGAAGGTTCCACGTTCCTGAACGGCATTGCCGTTAATCAAGCAGGGACGATCTTTGTTTCGAATTCGAAGCCGGAAAACCGCGTCTATAAAATCACCGCAGAAGGCGACGTTTCAATCTTCGTAGACGGCGATCCGCTCAAGATTCCGAACGGCGTCGCCATCGATCCGGACGGAAACGTGGTCGTGGTCAATGTCGGCAATAATGACGTCATGACTTTTAATCCAGACAACGGCAAACTGCTCCGCACCGAACATGCCGCGGAAGGGGGCAACGATGGTCTGGTGATTCTCCCCGACGGAACCAAGTACGTCAGCAGTGTCCGATTCGGCAGCGTCTCAAAAATCAGCCCCGGTAAACCGGCCCAGGTCATTGCTTCGGGCATTCCGAGTGCCGCCTCAATGGGCTACGATTCCAAACAGAAACAGTTGATCATCCCCATGAACAACAACAATGCCGTCGCTTTTCTCAAACTGGAAGACTGA
- a CDS encoding efflux RND transporter periplasmic adaptor subunit, whose amino-acid sequence MNQTTGQLPTQPVNASHKPVLFLVLAIIAIVAGVGIFQFRSHKPATDSAPAPEESQQAGTASEQAPQKENSGPVTITLPESKWKVSGLQIEPVATGRFEETIRLTGKVSLNEDKVAHIYPMVEGSVDKVEVGLGQVVKANDLLVVVHSREIGQSKLDLYQARLQQEMAVVKDKIQQEIATNTRQLLAALRKRESINEIEERFRSRSMGDYRERLLMAYAGYLKSDADVERLEEPTKSGAVAFKQLHAAKSSRNADLAAFQARIEQIEYELKTSLLLSSQSVKEASTRVAVAATSLRILGCDEKEIQTINPEQQGAAISHYFVRAPINGTIISKDVTLKEQIRPQSQIFSIADLSTVWITADIYEKNLPLLAILSGKPVRVFNEAWPDRSFQARIFYTGEIMDEKTRTVAMRAIADNPDHLLKPGMFVNIEFQSGSEQELVIVPRSALQEHEGQDFVFVHTGDGEFEKRLIKPGKQNETTAVILEGLKPGERVVLQGGFILKSKMLEDLMGEE is encoded by the coding sequence ATGAACCAGACGACAGGTCAATTACCGACACAGCCAGTCAACGCCAGCCACAAACCGGTATTGTTTCTCGTACTCGCAATCATCGCGATTGTCGCCGGTGTGGGAATTTTCCAGTTCCGTTCACACAAACCAGCCACCGACTCAGCACCGGCTCCGGAAGAATCACAGCAGGCCGGGACCGCCTCAGAACAGGCTCCTCAGAAAGAGAATTCCGGGCCCGTTACCATCACCCTCCCCGAATCGAAGTGGAAGGTTTCCGGTTTGCAGATTGAACCGGTCGCCACGGGTCGTTTTGAAGAGACGATTCGACTGACGGGAAAAGTCTCTTTGAACGAAGATAAGGTGGCTCACATCTACCCGATGGTCGAAGGCTCCGTTGACAAAGTTGAAGTGGGACTGGGCCAGGTGGTGAAGGCCAACGATCTGCTGGTGGTCGTACACAGCCGGGAAATCGGTCAGTCGAAACTGGATCTGTACCAGGCACGACTGCAGCAGGAAATGGCGGTGGTGAAAGACAAGATCCAGCAGGAAATCGCAACGAACACTAGGCAGTTACTGGCGGCGTTACGCAAGCGGGAGTCGATCAACGAAATTGAAGAACGGTTTCGCAGTCGCAGCATGGGTGATTACCGGGAACGACTGTTAATGGCGTATGCCGGTTATCTCAAATCTGATGCCGATGTCGAACGTCTGGAAGAACCGACCAAATCCGGAGCGGTCGCTTTCAAACAGCTGCATGCGGCAAAGTCCAGCCGCAATGCTGACCTGGCTGCGTTCCAGGCACGGATCGAACAGATCGAGTATGAACTCAAAACATCTCTGCTGCTGTCCTCGCAGTCGGTCAAGGAAGCGTCTACCCGGGTGGCTGTGGCTGCGACCAGCCTGCGAATCCTGGGCTGTGACGAAAAGGAAATTCAAACCATCAATCCGGAACAACAGGGAGCTGCGATTTCGCATTATTTTGTCCGGGCCCCGATTAACGGAACAATCATTTCCAAAGACGTCACTTTGAAAGAACAGATTCGCCCTCAGAGCCAGATCTTCAGTATTGCCGATCTGTCCACGGTCTGGATCACTGCCGACATTTATGAAAAGAATCTGCCGCTGCTCGCCATCCTGTCGGGAAAACCGGTACGGGTCTTCAACGAAGCGTGGCCGGACCGCTCATTCCAGGCCCGGATCTTTTACACCGGGGAAATCATGGATGAAAAGACGCGGACGGTCGCGATGCGGGCCATTGCAGATAATCCGGATCATCTGCTTAAGCCGGGCATGTTCGTCAACATTGAATTCCAATCGGGCTCCGAGCAGGAACTGGTCATCGTGCCCCGCTCTGCGCTGCAGGAACATGAGGGCCAGGATTTTGTATTTGTGCACACGGGTGATGGCGAGTTCGAAAAGCGCCTGATTAAGCCGGGCAAACAGAATGAAACCACCGCGGTCATTCTGGAAGGTTTGAAACCAGGCGAACGTGTGGTGCTGCAGGGGGGCTTCATCCTGAAGTCAAAGATGCTCGAAGACTTAATGGGTGAGGAGTAA
- a CDS encoding CusA/CzcA family heavy metal efflux RND transporter has translation MVNHIIEWSLNNRFIVMLLALVILGLGVFSASTIPLDAVPDLTNVQVQILTNSPALGPVEVEQFITFPVENAMSGVPNVEEIRSISRFGLSAVTVAFKDGTDIYWARNLLNERLLQARENIPPGMGTPELGPIATGMSEIYQFEVRSEVEDQYSLSELRTILDWQIAFQLRSVPGVIEVNTFGGELKTYEVQIDPAKLQNYEISLSDVFQALEENNGNAGGGYITHGAEQRLIRGEGLVGSLDDIRTIVLDSREGTPIRVRDVAEVRFAPMLRQGAVTRDGDREAVIGMVMMIMGGNSRQVVADVKEKIAEIQKTLPKGVVIETFYDRTELVEKTIHTVAENIGLGVLLVIIMLFLLLGDVRAGLIVAAAIPLSAMSALIAMRYAGVSANLMSMGAVDFGVIVDGAVVMIENCVRRASHYQKEHGGDHIPLGVYRESAKEVGKPILFAGIIVIIVFIPILSLQGMEGKMFRPMAFVFMTALSSALIMSVTVMPVMASLFLARQMKERETFLVRWIKQAYQPLLSFSMLRPVLMFVSSIALFVVSVVLAAGFGMEFVPKLDEGDIAIQAARLPSISLETSIEMTKAMERTLLEFPEVETVVCKTGRPEIANDPMGVYQTDILVRMRPVSEWGEGVTKLKLIEEMQQKLEDQVPGNSYSFTQPIELRVQELVAGVRSDIGISLYGDDLDELKRKGDEIVVALNKVPGAADVQAQQIAGLPYLRVIIRREQLARYGINARDVLNAVATVGGVSAGQVFEGQRRFPLQVRLSPDWRKEAKQLAELKIEDPQGRQIPISQLAEIKVEEGPVEISRDSIRRRLLIQSNVRGRDLAGFVAEAQQVVDQDVELPAGYTLRWGGQFENLQQASQRLAIAVPVALFLIFALLYMTFNSVKLAMLIYLNVPIAATGGILFLWVRDMPFSISAGVGFIALFGIAVMNGVVLIEHVRHLRHSGDSQRDAVVNGAMDRLRPVLMTASCGALGFIPMALSGSSGAEVQRPLATVVIGGLVTSTALTLLVLPTIYRWFEPKEVTPEPVDMTEFEH, from the coding sequence ATGGTCAACCATATCATTGAATGGTCTTTAAACAATCGATTTATCGTGATGCTGCTGGCCCTGGTCATCCTGGGGCTGGGGGTCTTCTCTGCTTCAACGATTCCCCTGGATGCCGTACCCGATTTGACAAACGTGCAGGTGCAGATTCTGACGAACTCCCCTGCCCTGGGACCGGTCGAGGTGGAACAGTTCATTACCTTCCCCGTGGAAAACGCGATGAGCGGTGTACCGAACGTGGAAGAAATCCGTTCGATCAGTCGCTTCGGTTTGAGTGCTGTCACCGTGGCCTTTAAAGATGGTACCGACATCTACTGGGCACGAAATCTCCTCAACGAACGACTGCTGCAGGCACGCGAGAACATTCCCCCGGGCATGGGAACGCCCGAACTGGGCCCTATCGCTACCGGTATGAGTGAAATTTACCAGTTTGAAGTCCGCAGCGAAGTAGAAGACCAATATTCACTCAGCGAGTTGCGGACGATCCTCGACTGGCAGATCGCGTTTCAGTTGCGGAGTGTCCCGGGGGTGATTGAAGTCAACACGTTCGGCGGTGAACTCAAAACCTATGAAGTTCAGATTGATCCCGCCAAACTGCAGAATTACGAAATTTCACTCAGCGATGTCTTCCAGGCACTCGAAGAAAATAACGGTAATGCCGGCGGTGGTTACATCACACATGGAGCCGAACAGAGACTGATTCGCGGCGAAGGTCTGGTCGGTTCGCTGGATGACATCCGCACGATTGTACTGGACAGTCGCGAAGGGACCCCAATCCGGGTCCGCGATGTGGCGGAAGTTCGTTTTGCCCCAATGCTGCGTCAGGGAGCGGTCACCCGCGATGGTGACCGCGAGGCGGTGATCGGGATGGTCATGATGATCATGGGTGGAAACTCACGACAGGTGGTCGCGGACGTCAAAGAAAAGATAGCCGAAATCCAGAAGACGCTCCCCAAAGGGGTCGTGATCGAAACGTTCTACGACCGCACCGAACTGGTGGAAAAGACAATCCACACGGTTGCGGAGAATATTGGTCTGGGGGTGCTGCTGGTGATCATCATGCTGTTCCTGCTGTTGGGGGATGTGCGTGCTGGACTGATTGTGGCGGCGGCGATTCCACTATCGGCGATGAGCGCCCTGATCGCGATGCGTTATGCAGGTGTCTCAGCCAACCTGATGAGTATGGGAGCGGTCGACTTCGGCGTGATCGTCGATGGTGCTGTGGTGATGATTGAAAACTGCGTACGCCGGGCGTCACACTACCAGAAAGAGCATGGGGGTGACCACATTCCGCTGGGCGTCTATCGCGAATCAGCCAAGGAAGTGGGCAAGCCGATTCTGTTTGCCGGCATCATTGTGATCATCGTATTCATTCCGATCCTGAGCCTCCAGGGAATGGAAGGTAAGATGTTCCGCCCGATGGCGTTTGTGTTCATGACGGCGCTCTCCTCAGCCCTGATCATGTCGGTCACGGTGATGCCTGTGATGGCATCCCTGTTCCTGGCGCGTCAGATGAAGGAACGCGAAACATTCCTGGTCCGCTGGATCAAACAGGCTTATCAGCCGCTACTGAGCTTTTCCATGCTGCGACCGGTGCTGATGTTTGTCAGTTCGATCGCCTTGTTCGTTGTCAGTGTGGTCCTGGCTGCCGGCTTCGGTATGGAATTCGTTCCCAAACTGGATGAAGGCGACATTGCGATCCAGGCCGCCCGACTCCCCAGTATTTCGCTGGAGACATCCATCGAAATGACCAAGGCGATGGAGCGGACGCTGCTGGAATTTCCCGAAGTAGAAACGGTGGTCTGTAAAACCGGTCGTCCGGAAATTGCCAATGACCCGATGGGCGTTTATCAGACCGATATCCTGGTGCGGATGAGACCGGTGTCGGAATGGGGAGAAGGAGTCACGAAGCTTAAGCTCATTGAAGAGATGCAGCAGAAGCTGGAGGACCAGGTTCCCGGTAACAGTTACAGTTTCACACAGCCGATCGAACTGCGCGTGCAGGAACTGGTAGCCGGGGTTCGCTCCGATATCGGGATCAGCCTTTATGGGGATGATCTGGATGAACTGAAGCGGAAGGGAGACGAGATCGTCGTCGCGTTGAATAAGGTCCCGGGAGCCGCGGACGTACAGGCGCAACAGATCGCGGGGCTGCCTTACCTGCGTGTGATCATTCGCCGCGAGCAGCTGGCCCGCTACGGGATCAATGCCCGTGATGTGCTGAATGCTGTCGCGACCGTTGGTGGCGTTTCTGCAGGACAGGTCTTCGAAGGACAACGTCGGTTTCCGCTGCAGGTTCGCCTGAGTCCGGACTGGCGGAAAGAGGCCAAACAGCTCGCAGAGCTCAAAATCGAAGATCCCCAGGGACGACAGATTCCGATTTCGCAACTCGCTGAGATCAAGGTGGAAGAGGGACCGGTGGAAATCAGCCGGGATTCTATCCGACGTCGCCTCTTGATTCAAAGTAACGTGCGTGGCAGGGACCTGGCAGGCTTTGTGGCCGAAGCACAGCAGGTGGTCGATCAGGATGTGGAATTGCCCGCCGGTTATACTCTGCGCTGGGGGGGCCAGTTTGAAAACCTGCAGCAGGCCAGTCAGCGACTGGCGATCGCGGTTCCCGTGGCGCTGTTCCTGATTTTCGCCCTGCTCTACATGACCTTCAATTCGGTGAAGCTGGCGATGCTGATCTATCTGAACGTGCCGATTGCGGCGACCGGGGGCATCCTGTTTCTGTGGGTCCGCGATATGCCGTTCTCGATCTCAGCCGGGGTCGGCTTTATCGCGCTGTTCGGAATCGCAGTCATGAACGGCGTGGTGCTGATCGAGCACGTACGACATTTAAGGCATTCGGGAGACAGCCAGCGGGATGCAGTGGTCAACGGCGCGATGGACCGGTTGCGGCCCGTGTTGATGACCGCTTCCTGTGGTGCCCTGGGATTCATTCCCATGGCCTTGTCCGGCAGTTCGGGTGCGGAAGTGCAACGACCTCTGGCAACCGTGGTAATTGGCGGACTGGTAACCTCGACGGCATTGACGCTATTGGTGCTGCCGACAATTTACCGCTGGTTCGAACCAAAAGAAGTCACTCCGGAACCGGTTGACATGACAGAGTTCGAGCACTGA
- a CDS encoding right-handed parallel beta-helix repeat-containing protein, translating into MSLLRVPALLLLVCLTLISVVKAEPTTSVNQAAIDELKAGKTDIAYAAWWGFDPEDATAALQAAINSGAKKVIVEKMSSPWIVKPLHLASNQEIVFQEGVVLLAKKGEFKPRTASLLNAALKQNIRLTGPGATLQMRRADYDAAPYEKAEWRNGISLRSCSDVQITGLTIKETGGDGIYLGVAKRGVTNQNITIRNVVFDRNYRQGVSVISAENLLIEDSVFKETAGTPPMAGIDFEPNHPSECLINCVLRNCSAENNQGGGFLFYLPNLNRDSQPISIRLENCKSTGTKRALSLTTGNKSPGSVSGSIEFVNCTFASTEQTPVNIQDKPADTCPVLFQECTISGPDNEDAKIPSIRFAARPGAVGKIGGVTFQQCVVKSPVARPVMTFHDASYLSTAAKITGTLRVEQGKETKEITLSPALLAKWMPASPAGDITPYKTEVSQLQPLAASEPFKPGKRRSVRQRQRARYLLSAKQGDQVAVQLSYQKLGRYTGDKMPVTVIAPSGKTIPVASVPFQESAACEFKAPEAGVYQLNCDPGPNYVKVNASSHPLCLVSDGAPIRLMASTGAYYFYVPAGVEKWAVGVFGEGAGERVSAKLFDPSGKQVWSEQNVAQPTLFTRTQPQNSPGALWRLVLERPTQGGFEDHYVQLVGIPAVLALTPGEMLVPTSPKTK; encoded by the coding sequence ATGTCTCTGCTTCGCGTTCCTGCGCTCTTACTCCTGGTCTGTCTCACGCTAATCTCCGTTGTCAAAGCGGAACCGACTACTTCTGTCAACCAGGCAGCTATTGATGAACTCAAGGCAGGGAAGACGGATATCGCGTATGCTGCCTGGTGGGGCTTCGATCCAGAAGATGCCACGGCGGCGCTACAGGCGGCGATTAATTCCGGTGCGAAAAAAGTCATCGTGGAAAAAATGTCGTCTCCCTGGATCGTCAAACCACTGCACCTGGCCAGCAACCAGGAGATTGTGTTTCAGGAAGGTGTTGTGCTCCTCGCGAAAAAAGGAGAGTTCAAACCCCGGACCGCCTCGTTGTTGAATGCAGCACTCAAACAGAATATTCGTCTCACCGGTCCGGGAGCGACACTGCAGATGCGCCGTGCAGACTATGATGCAGCGCCTTACGAAAAAGCAGAGTGGCGGAACGGGATCAGTCTGCGGAGCTGCTCTGACGTCCAAATTACCGGGCTCACCATTAAAGAGACCGGCGGCGACGGCATCTACCTGGGCGTCGCGAAGCGGGGCGTGACAAATCAGAATATCACGATTCGAAACGTCGTCTTCGATCGAAACTATCGACAGGGAGTCAGCGTGATCAGTGCCGAAAATCTGCTCATTGAAGATTCCGTTTTCAAAGAGACCGCAGGGACACCTCCCATGGCTGGCATTGATTTCGAACCCAATCATCCCAGCGAATGTCTCATCAACTGTGTACTGCGGAACTGTAGTGCCGAAAACAATCAGGGGGGCGGGTTCCTGTTTTATCTGCCCAATCTGAACCGGGACTCGCAACCGATTTCGATCCGCCTGGAAAACTGCAAAAGCACAGGTACGAAACGCGCTCTTTCTCTGACGACCGGCAACAAATCGCCTGGCAGCGTCTCCGGTTCGATCGAGTTTGTGAACTGCACGTTCGCCAGTACCGAGCAGACCCCCGTCAACATTCAGGATAAACCCGCCGATACCTGTCCGGTTCTGTTTCAAGAGTGCACGATCAGCGGCCCGGACAATGAGGATGCAAAGATCCCCTCGATCCGGTTTGCAGCCCGACCGGGAGCCGTTGGTAAAATCGGGGGTGTCACCTTCCAGCAATGCGTTGTGAAATCGCCGGTCGCGCGTCCGGTCATGACGTTTCACGATGCCTCTTATCTGTCCACAGCTGCGAAGATCACAGGGACCCTCCGGGTGGAGCAGGGGAAAGAGACGAAAGAGATCACCCTCAGCCCGGCTCTGCTAGCAAAATGGATGCCTGCCAGCCCCGCGGGCGATATCACTCCGTACAAAACTGAGGTCTCACAGCTGCAACCCCTGGCTGCCAGTGAACCGTTCAAGCCAGGCAAACGCCGTTCCGTCCGTCAGCGTCAACGCGCGCGTTATCTGCTCTCTGCGAAACAGGGGGACCAGGTCGCGGTGCAGTTGTCCTATCAGAAACTCGGCCGCTACACCGGAGACAAGATGCCTGTCACGGTCATCGCGCCCTCAGGGAAGACCATTCCCGTCGCGTCAGTTCCCTTCCAGGAGAGTGCCGCTTGTGAATTCAAGGCACCTGAAGCCGGCGTCTATCAACTCAACTGTGATCCGGGGCCCAATTATGTGAAAGTGAATGCGTCGTCACATCCGCTCTGCCTGGTCTCGGATGGTGCCCCGATTCGTCTGATGGCATCGACTGGCGCCTACTATTTCTATGTCCCGGCAGGTGTAGAGAAATGGGCTGTGGGCGTCTTCGGCGAAGGGGCCGGGGAACGCGTGAGTGCGAAACTGTTCGACCCGTCCGGCAAGCAGGTCTGGTCCGAACAGAATGTGGCCCAACCGACGCTGTTTACCCGCACACAACCGCAAAACAGTCCGGGAGCGCTCTGGCGCCTGGTTCTGGAACGTCCCACCCAGGGGGGCTTTGAAGACCATTACGTGCAACTCGTCGGCATTCCAGCCGTACTCGCGCTCACTCCGGGGGAAATGCTGGTTCCCACCAGTCCGAAAACGAAATAA